In a genomic window of Paracoccaceae bacterium:
- a CDS encoding MFS transporter, whose translation MQTRTPLMTPVLIVGCVIIVVSFAIRSTFGVFQIPIAEEFGWLRAEFSLAIAIQNLAWGVGQPLFGALAEKIGDRKSIVLGAIIYALGLMLSAQASTPVEHQLYAWLIGFGIAGTGFGVILAVVGRAASDENRSMSLAIVSAAGSGGQIFGPPTAEWLLGFMTWQSTFMVFAAAIILVLLTLPMMRAPAMASKSELDESLGQILVKAFRDPSYTLIYLGFFSCGYQIAFITAHFPAFVTELCGPITPGGTLDNMGISTTSALGAVSISLIGIANIAGTLLAGWAGKHYSKKYLLAGIYTGRTIIAALFIIFPITPMSVILFSFSMGALWLATIPLTSGLVAHIYGLRYMGTLYGIVFLSHQLGSFLGVWLGGRMYDVYGDYTFVWWVGVGVGAFSAIIHLPIRERRLEGLRTA comes from the coding sequence ATGCAAACCCGAACGCCCCTTATGACACCCGTGCTCATCGTCGGCTGCGTCATCATTGTTGTCAGTTTTGCGATCCGGTCAACGTTCGGGGTCTTTCAGATCCCGATTGCCGAGGAGTTTGGTTGGCTGCGCGCTGAGTTTTCGTTGGCGATTGCCATTCAGAATCTGGCCTGGGGTGTCGGCCAGCCGTTGTTTGGTGCTCTCGCAGAGAAAATCGGGGATCGAAAATCCATCGTACTAGGTGCCATCATATACGCCTTGGGGCTTATGCTGTCGGCGCAAGCGAGTACTCCGGTGGAACACCAGCTTTACGCTTGGCTGATCGGGTTTGGCATCGCGGGCACCGGTTTTGGCGTGATTCTGGCCGTTGTGGGGCGCGCGGCTTCCGATGAAAATCGTTCCATGTCGCTGGCAATCGTTTCTGCGGCAGGCAGTGGCGGACAGATATTCGGACCGCCGACCGCGGAATGGTTGCTGGGGTTCATGACATGGCAAAGCACATTTATGGTTTTCGCTGCTGCAATTATTCTGGTCTTGTTGACCTTGCCGATGATGCGCGCGCCGGCGATGGCAAGCAAATCGGAACTGGATGAAAGCCTCGGGCAGATTCTGGTAAAGGCGTTCCGCGACCCGTCCTATACGTTGATATACCTGGGGTTTTTCTCATGTGGGTATCAGATCGCGTTCATCACGGCGCATTTTCCGGCCTTTGTGACCGAGCTATGCGGTCCGATCACGCCGGGTGGCACCTTGGACAATATGGGAATCAGCACAACCTCCGCCCTCGGTGCGGTGTCGATTTCGCTGATCGGAATTGCCAACATCGCGGGGACCCTGCTGGCTGGTTGGGCGGGAAAACACTATTCAAAAAAATATCTGCTGGCGGGGATCTATACAGGCCGCACCATCATTGCGGCGCTGTTTATCATCTTCCCGATCACCCCGATGAGCGTCATTCTGTTTTCTTTCTCTATGGGCGCTTTGTGGCTCGCAACGATCCCGCTCACATCCGGACTTGTGGCGCATATTTATGGGCTGCGATATATGGGGACGCTTTATGGCATTGTCTTTCTGAGCCACCAGCTCGGTAGCTTTCTTGGTGTTTGGCTTGGCGGACGGATGTATGATGTCTATGGCGACTATACGTTTGTCTGGTGGGTGGGCGTAGGTGTTGGTGCTTTCAGCGCGATCATCCACCTGCCCATTCGTGAACGCAGATTGGAAGGGTTACGAACCGCTTAA
- a CDS encoding ornithine cyclodeaminase encodes MSVTVIPFEAGEAQLDWLALTEALAAGHLLPKAEIADTFLYRDPDTLLNRAAWINGLGSAVKTATIFPGNTGTATPSINGGVMLFSDDDGTLQAIIDFHLVTKWKTAGDSLLAARRLARPDSKNILIVGAGTQAQGLHSAYSAAFPQASFTIWNRTGRTAQALAAKVPNLRAMDDLETAVRDADIIICATMSTQPLIRGDWLQPGQHIDLIGAYRPDMREVDNTAMTRARVFVDSLDTTVGHIGEIKIPIETGVIKATDIVAEYYTPEDFKRGGDDEITLFKNGGGAHLDLMTSRYILNQWNAKP; translated from the coding sequence ATGAGCGTCACCGTTATTCCCTTTGAGGCTGGCGAAGCCCAGCTCGACTGGCTGGCCCTGACAGAGGCTTTGGCGGCGGGGCATCTCCTGCCCAAGGCAGAGATTGCAGATACGTTTCTCTACCGCGATCCAGATACCTTGTTGAACCGCGCGGCCTGGATAAACGGACTGGGGTCAGCGGTGAAAACCGCCACGATTTTTCCGGGCAATACCGGCACTGCGACCCCGTCCATCAACGGCGGCGTCATGCTCTTTTCCGACGATGACGGCACGTTGCAGGCGATCATTGATTTCCATCTTGTGACCAAATGGAAGACCGCAGGCGACAGCCTGCTCGCCGCCAGAAGACTTGCGCGCCCTGATAGCAAGAACATCCTGATTGTCGGGGCCGGAACACAGGCGCAGGGTTTACACTCAGCCTATAGCGCCGCCTTTCCGCAGGCCAGTTTCACAATCTGGAACAGGACCGGCCGGACCGCACAGGCATTGGCCGCGAAGGTCCCGAACTTGCGGGCAATGGATGATCTTGAAACCGCCGTGCGCGATGCGGACATCATCATCTGTGCAACCATGTCAACCCAGCCTTTGATCCGGGGAGACTGGCTGCAACCCGGGCAACACATTGATCTGATCGGAGCATATCGCCCTGACATGCGCGAGGTCGATAATACCGCAATGACGCGCGCACGGGTCTTTGTGGATAGTCTGGATACGACGGTTGGTCACATCGGTGAGATCAAGATCCCGATTGAAACGGGCGTGATCAAGGCGACAGATATCGTTGCAGAATACTACACGCCTGAGGATTTCAAGCGTGGTGGCGATGACGAAATCACCCTGTTCAAGAATGGCGGTGGTGCCCATCTCGACCTGATGACCAGCCGTTACATCCTGAATCAATGGAACGCGAAGCCATGA
- a CDS encoding ABC transporter transmembrane domain-containing protein translates to MESSLFAFIWKFSKREQLFLLFFTLFTFPFLYATLELPKRIINDAIGAQDNSIDMLGYTLTQTEFLMALCFLYLGAVLLHGLLKMRLNTMKGVLAERLLRRFRYRLITRMTRFPRAYFRSTSQGELVSMVTSEAEPMGGLMGDAVAQPVFQAGQMLIIVVFLFAQSIWFGLAGVALIPLQAYIIPILQRQINQLNKKRIVEVRRFSSEIGETAAGIGDLRTNGGLRFRLAGFTDRLGRLFEIRFQIYQKKFFMKFLNNFITQLTPFFFYSAGGYLAIKGEITVGALVAALAAYKDLSSPWKELLAYYNQVQDMSLRWEIVTERFAPKGMIDEKLMEGQPDEIPHLEGAISIKNVTVRNSDGNAVIENINLEIPAGARVAIQAGSQIERTALAEVLTREVMPARGSVTIAGRDLAELHQSVIAARIGYAHSRPYLFDGTLGDNLLMPLKTSPKTVLWDPNKKDRKTIEAERSGNSHDSMQADWIDPGLAGLNTAEEIRGWWFQLVEAMGLDEFMFRRMLTTRIDPEIHGKLAASVVALREEVYEKLVGRDLDGYVNRFNPEEFNPSIPLGGNLMFASPKRDISQRGLAAERSFLALISELGLAEQGIAISQTLIETLHQTFGMDGTNHPLFTALGIEEDLYERLVDIATRRHEKGDQALTEEEFSLLLTVPFAFTAEQIGPGFPESFKQEILEIRRSKSKEMREGMKGLFVPVAMENYLPRLTLMENALYGRISAIAGVQGELIEDLVAEVLAEHDLKRQVSETILDIRTGLGGTNLASVFQERAAFSRAGIKRPDVLILDTVLASHDANNRKQTRAKLRDLLPKATMVFLEDKFENPTAYDMFVEIKNGRIDGVEQPESHDNEDSGSDDLRRKIRVISRTDLFANLDSRSQRLLAFSAQWYKVEKDKRIFSRGERADAAYLCLSGSALMGYHDEDGTWHDIGTVEPGRLIGDLSIILEETRQLDLVALEESKFLRIGAEEFRSVIETDPAVLMHLLRTVAGHLTGAAELLRDARVSVPLENQTDAKSDA, encoded by the coding sequence ATGGAATCCTCTCTTTTCGCGTTTATTTGGAAGTTTTCCAAACGGGAACAACTGTTTCTGTTGTTCTTTACGCTGTTCACATTTCCATTTCTCTACGCGACGTTGGAACTGCCCAAGCGCATTATCAACGACGCCATTGGTGCGCAGGACAACAGCATTGACATGTTGGGGTACACGCTGACCCAAACGGAATTTCTGATGGCGCTGTGTTTTCTCTATCTGGGCGCAGTTTTGTTGCACGGGTTGCTCAAAATGCGTCTGAATACGATGAAAGGCGTGTTGGCGGAACGGCTTTTGCGGCGATTCAGGTACCGATTGATTACGCGCATGACGCGTTTTCCCCGCGCATATTTCCGAAGCACCAGTCAGGGTGAACTGGTTTCGATGGTCACATCCGAGGCGGAGCCGATGGGTGGGTTGATGGGGGACGCGGTCGCACAGCCAGTTTTCCAGGCAGGACAAATGTTGATCATCGTGGTGTTTCTTTTTGCCCAAAGCATCTGGTTTGGTCTTGCCGGTGTCGCCCTGATCCCGCTGCAGGCCTATATCATTCCGATCCTGCAGCGTCAGATCAACCAGTTGAACAAAAAACGTATCGTTGAAGTGCGGCGGTTTTCATCCGAGATTGGTGAAACGGCTGCCGGTATTGGCGACTTGCGTACAAATGGTGGTCTGCGTTTCCGACTGGCCGGTTTTACGGATCGTCTCGGGCGTCTTTTCGAAATACGTTTTCAGATTTACCAGAAAAAGTTCTTCATGAAGTTTCTAAACAACTTCATCACACAACTCACGCCGTTCTTTTTCTACTCGGCAGGGGGGTATCTGGCAATCAAGGGCGAAATCACTGTTGGGGCGCTTGTTGCGGCGCTGGCCGCTTACAAAGATCTGAGCTCTCCCTGGAAAGAGCTATTGGCTTACTACAACCAGGTGCAAGACATGTCGCTGCGCTGGGAGATCGTAACCGAGCGTTTTGCGCCCAAAGGCATGATTGATGAAAAACTGATGGAAGGTCAGCCGGATGAGATACCCCATCTGGAAGGCGCGATTTCGATCAAGAACGTGACCGTGCGCAATTCTGACGGGAACGCCGTTATTGAGAATATCAACCTGGAAATACCGGCTGGCGCGCGCGTTGCCATTCAGGCCGGTAGTCAGATTGAACGTACCGCACTGGCCGAAGTTCTGACGCGGGAGGTCATGCCCGCACGCGGCAGTGTCACGATCGCAGGGCGTGATCTGGCGGAATTGCATCAGTCGGTGATCGCTGCACGCATCGGATATGCTCATTCCAGACCCTATCTTTTTGACGGCACGTTGGGAGACAACCTCCTGATGCCACTAAAAACGAGCCCGAAAACAGTTTTGTGGGACCCAAATAAAAAGGATAGAAAAACCATCGAGGCCGAACGGTCCGGCAACAGTCATGACAGCATGCAGGCCGACTGGATTGACCCCGGATTGGCGGGGTTGAATACTGCCGAAGAAATCCGCGGCTGGTGGTTCCAATTGGTTGAAGCCATGGGACTTGATGAGTTCATGTTTCGCCGGATGCTCACAACACGGATAGACCCGGAAATACATGGCAAGCTTGCCGCCTCTGTGGTTGCGTTGCGCGAGGAAGTCTATGAAAAGCTTGTTGGGCGCGACCTTGACGGCTATGTGAACCGGTTCAACCCGGAGGAATTCAACCCTTCCATCCCGCTTGGCGGGAACTTGATGTTTGCCTCGCCTAAACGGGATATCTCCCAACGCGGCCTTGCGGCGGAACGCAGTTTTCTGGCGTTGATTTCCGAGCTTGGTCTTGCTGAACAAGGCATCGCTATTTCGCAAACACTGATCGAAACACTGCACCAGACTTTTGGCATGGACGGGACTAACCACCCGCTTTTCACGGCGCTTGGTATCGAAGAAGACCTTTATGAAAGGCTGGTGGATATTGCTACGCGCCGTCATGAAAAGGGCGATCAGGCCCTGACTGAGGAAGAATTCTCGCTCTTGCTTACCGTGCCCTTTGCCTTCACCGCTGAGCAGATCGGACCGGGTTTTCCGGAAAGCTTCAAACAGGAAATCCTGGAGATACGCCGGTCAAAAAGCAAGGAAATGCGCGAAGGAATGAAAGGGTTGTTTGTGCCTGTCGCCATGGAAAACTACCTGCCGCGTCTCACCTTGATGGAAAATGCGCTTTACGGTCGGATTTCGGCGATTGCTGGCGTACAGGGTGAATTGATCGAAGACTTAGTTGCAGAAGTGCTGGCAGAACACGATCTGAAGCGTCAGGTTTCAGAAACCATCCTTGACATCAGAACAGGTCTGGGCGGCACGAATTTGGCAAGTGTATTTCAGGAACGAGCCGCGTTCAGCCGCGCGGGTATCAAACGTCCGGATGTTCTTATACTGGATACGGTTTTGGCCAGTCATGATGCGAATAACCGAAAACAAACACGAGCCAAATTGCGAGATCTGCTGCCCAAAGCCACCATGGTTTTCCTCGAAGACAAATTTGAGAACCCAACAGCTTATGATATGTTCGTCGAGATCAAAAACGGTCGAATAGATGGTGTTGAACAGCCAGAATCGCACGATAACGAAGACAGCGGATCAGATGATCTGCGCCGCAAGATCAGGGTAATTTCACGTACAGATCTGTTTGCCAACCTGGATTCACGCAGTCAGCGACTACTGGCATTCTCGGCACAGTGGTACAAAGTCGAGAAAGACAAGCGGATCTTCAGCCGCGGAGAGCGTGCAGATGCCGCATATCTTTGTCTGTCTGGTTCCGCATTGATGGGGTATCACGATGAAGATGGCACATGGCATGACATAGGCACCGTTGAACCGGGTCGCCTGATAGGCGATTTGTCCATCATCCTTGAGGAGACCCGCCAACTCGATTTGGTCGCGCTGGAGGAAAGCAAGTTCTTGCGGATTGGAGCCGAAGAATTCAGGTCTGTTATCGAGACCGACCCGGCCGTTCTCATGCACCTCTTGCGCACTGTCGCGGGACATTTGACCGGTGCGGCAGAACTCTTGAGAGATGCGCGTGTGAGTGTGCCTCTGGAGAACCAGACCGATGCAAAGTCGGACGCGTAA
- the accD gene encoding acetyl-CoA carboxylase, carboxyltransferase subunit beta gives MNWITNYVRPRINSIFSRRETPDNLWTKCPECGTMLFHREVSDNLNVCTNCNHHMHITARDRFIALFDGGIFTDVTVEAPKPDPLNFRDQKRYPDRLKAAQKQTAEAEAMLVVTGEIGRTPIVAAAQDFDFMAGSMGMYVGNAIIAAAQEAVKLKRPLILFSAAGGARMQEGILSLMQMPRTTVAIQMLKEAGLPYIVVLTHPTTGGVTASYAMLGDVHIAEPNALICFAGPRVIEQTIREKLPEGFQRAEYLLDHGMLDRVTPRGKMRDELISITRMLLGLPPAVRGDLPPPAPAEVSPVPSKSSAPSATDSDPK, from the coding sequence ATGAATTGGATCACCAACTACGTCCGGCCAAGGATCAATTCGATCTTCTCGCGTCGCGAGACGCCAGACAACCTTTGGACCAAATGCCCCGAATGTGGCACCATGCTGTTTCACCGCGAAGTGTCGGATAATCTTAATGTGTGCACCAATTGCAATCACCATATGCACATCACGGCGCGCGATCGCTTTATCGCGCTTTTTGATGGTGGCATTTTTACCGACGTCACAGTGGAAGCACCCAAACCCGACCCGTTGAACTTCCGGGATCAAAAGCGATATCCGGATCGATTGAAAGCGGCGCAAAAACAAACGGCCGAAGCTGAAGCGATGTTGGTCGTGACAGGCGAAATCGGACGAACGCCCATCGTTGCAGCAGCGCAGGATTTCGATTTCATGGCCGGGTCCATGGGGATGTATGTGGGCAATGCGATCATTGCGGCGGCACAGGAAGCCGTGAAACTGAAACGCCCGCTGATCCTGTTCTCCGCGGCTGGTGGTGCGCGCATGCAGGAAGGTATTTTGAGCCTGATGCAGATGCCACGTACAACCGTGGCCATTCAGATGCTGAAAGAGGCCGGGTTGCCCTATATCGTTGTGCTGACACATCCAACGACGGGGGGCGTGACCGCAAGCTATGCGATGTTGGGGGATGTGCACATTGCTGAACCTAATGCGTTGATCTGTTTTGCCGGGCCGCGGGTGATTGAACAAACGATCCGCGAAAAGCTGCCCGAAGGCTTTCAGCGTGCGGAGTATCTTCTGGACCATGGCATGCTGGACCGCGTGACCCCGCGCGGAAAGATGCGTGACGAGCTGATTTCCATCACCCGCATGTTGTTGGGTCTGCCGCCCGCGGTGCGGGGCGATCTGCCACCTCCGGCACCTGCGGAAGTATCGCCAGTCCCATCCAAAAGCAGCGCGCCGTCCGCCACCGACTCTGACCCAAAATGA
- a CDS encoding type II CAAX endopeptidase family protein, whose amino-acid sequence MFSRDAYRPHEQLLNPVRETAQVWRLIIGLIIASGVYLICNQTMFRTLYTWQGNNAPAFSEVLVAGSTPLAMFILLASFGFMILGVAIALRVAHKRGFADVFGDRATCFAQMRAVLAILLLINLVVWILPPWDMGAPLVSNMNLGTWLILLPISLTAVLIQVSAEEVLFRGYIQQQLAARFSSPLIWMLVPAVLFGFGHYMPEEAGPNATAIAIWAVVFGILMADLTARAGTLGPAIIVHFINNVVAILIISMPDNLSGLALYLSPFSMGDSDAVRAWLPVDFGFMIVSWLAARLAIRR is encoded by the coding sequence ATGTTTTCGCGCGACGCATACCGCCCGCATGAGCAGTTGCTGAACCCGGTCCGGGAAACCGCGCAGGTCTGGCGATTGATCATAGGTCTGATCATCGCATCAGGGGTTTACCTGATCTGCAACCAGACGATGTTTCGCACGCTTTACACGTGGCAGGGCAACAACGCGCCGGCCTTTTCGGAGGTTTTGGTCGCGGGTTCAACGCCCCTTGCCATGTTTATTTTGCTGGCAAGTTTTGGGTTCATGATACTCGGTGTGGCGATTGCTCTGAGGGTTGCGCACAAACGCGGATTTGCGGATGTCTTTGGTGATCGGGCAACCTGTTTTGCACAAATGCGGGCGGTGCTCGCCATTCTGCTGTTGATCAATCTCGTGGTTTGGATCCTGCCGCCCTGGGATATGGGTGCCCCGCTTGTATCCAATATGAACTTGGGCACATGGCTGATACTATTGCCGATCTCTTTGACTGCGGTGCTCATTCAAGTCAGCGCAGAGGAAGTTCTGTTTCGGGGCTACATTCAGCAGCAATTGGCGGCGCGGTTCAGTTCCCCGCTGATCTGGATGCTGGTGCCAGCGGTTTTGTTTGGGTTTGGCCACTATATGCCGGAAGAGGCCGGCCCGAATGCCACGGCAATTGCGATTTGGGCGGTTGTATTTGGGATTTTGATGGCGGATCTAACGGCGCGCGCCGGAACGCTCGGTCCTGCAATCATTGTGCATTTTATCAACAATGTTGTCGCGATTCTGATCATATCAATGCCTGACAATCTGTCGGGCCTCGCCCTCTATCTAAGTCCGTTTTCCATGGGTGACAGTGACGCAGTGCGCGCATGGTTACCTGTTGACTTCGGGTTCATGATCGTCAGCTGGCTCGCTGCGCGCCTGGCAATTCGGCGTTGA
- a CDS encoding folylpolyglutamate synthase/dihydrofolate synthase family protein, with the protein MSVTTSDVILERMMALHPKIIDLTLDRMWRLLDALGNPQDDLPPVIHIAGTNGKGSTQAMIRAGLETAGHSVHAYTSPHLARFHERIRVAGKLISEADLTAVLDECYAANGGEDITYFEITTCAALLAFSRVPADFTLLEVGLGGRLDATNVIARPKITAITPVSIDHQQFLGDTIDKIAFEKAGIIKRGVPCVVARQEEEGLAVIEDVAERASAPLVAYGQHWHVGPDRDRMTYQDDTGLLDLSRPNLPGEHQMMNAGTAIAVLRHLGFGSEVSEAAVSRAEWPARMQRLGTGFCTKAAPRAEIWLDGGHNPAAGQALAAHLRSLPKRPTYLICGMLNTKDIDGYLRPMAEISDGLIAISIPDEVNTLPANLTAEAARRAGFDAHTASNVQNALSDIATHTPEARILICGSLYLAGSVLRAD; encoded by the coding sequence ATGAGCGTCACGACATCGGACGTTATCTTGGAACGGATGATGGCTCTGCACCCAAAGATCATAGATCTTACTTTGGACCGTATGTGGCGTTTGCTGGATGCTCTGGGCAATCCGCAAGACGATTTGCCACCGGTGATCCATATCGCTGGAACCAATGGTAAGGGGTCGACCCAAGCCATGATCCGTGCAGGTTTGGAGACGGCAGGGCATAGTGTCCATGCTTACACCAGCCCGCATCTTGCCCGGTTTCATGAACGCATTCGGGTCGCGGGTAAATTGATCTCGGAGGCTGATCTAACGGCAGTGCTGGATGAGTGTTATGCCGCCAATGGTGGCGAGGATATTACCTACTTTGAGATTACAACCTGCGCTGCCTTGCTGGCGTTCTCGCGCGTGCCGGCGGATTTCACGCTGCTGGAAGTGGGCCTTGGCGGGCGGCTGGATGCAACCAATGTGATCGCGCGCCCAAAGATCACGGCCATCACACCGGTTTCCATCGACCACCAACAATTTCTGGGCGACACCATCGACAAAATCGCCTTTGAAAAGGCAGGCATTATCAAGCGTGGCGTGCCGTGTGTGGTGGCGCGACAGGAGGAGGAAGGTCTTGCTGTCATTGAAGACGTTGCGGAGCGGGCATCGGCACCTTTGGTGGCTTATGGTCAGCACTGGCATGTTGGACCGGATCGCGACCGCATGACCTATCAGGATGACACTGGCTTACTTGACCTGTCGCGCCCGAACCTGCCGGGGGAGCACCAGATGATGAATGCGGGAACAGCTATCGCCGTCCTGCGCCATTTGGGTTTTGGATCCGAAGTTTCCGAAGCGGCGGTGAGCAGGGCAGAGTGGCCCGCGCGCATGCAGCGGCTCGGAACCGGGTTCTGCACAAAAGCCGCGCCGCGGGCTGAAATCTGGCTCGATGGGGGACACAACCCTGCGGCGGGTCAGGCTCTTGCGGCGCATCTGCGTAGCCTGCCCAAACGTCCGACCTACCTGATTTGCGGGATGCTCAACACAAAGGACATAGACGGATATTTGCGACCAATGGCGGAGATATCCGATGGTCTGATCGCGATCTCCATTCCGGATGAGGTCAACACATTACCTGCCAATTTGACTGCAGAGGCCGCCCGCCGCGCGGGCTTTGACGCCCACACCGCATCGAACGTGCAAAACGCCTTATCCGACATTGCGACCCACACGCCAGAGGCGCGTATCCTGATTTGCGGATCGCTTTACCTTGCGGGGTCCGTTCTGCGCGCAGATTAG
- the zapE gene encoding cell division protein ZapE gives METLGDIYQSLVEADTLHADDAQLTVLPEFERIRAALNAPVKKGLFRKAPEPPQGLYLWGGVGRGKSMLMDFFVEHLGNVPARRVHFHAFMQEIHSAMHEVRKTGVEDAIAPVAADVAASVRLLAFDEMQISDITDAMIVGRLFQALFADGVVVVTTSNRVPDELYKNGLNRDLFLPFIALIKEKMNVVELASPKDYRQDRLKGQQVYFTPINGEARVAMNTVWDDLAGGPGTPLILKVKGREVELPAFRNSVARAGFHDLCGKSLGPADFLAVAEAVKVLMIDGIPALSRDNFNEAKRFVTLIDALYEAKVRLICSAAAKPEMLYLEGEGTFEFERTASRLREMQSEGWGL, from the coding sequence ATGGAAACGCTCGGCGACATATATCAAAGCCTTGTTGAGGCAGACACGTTGCACGCTGATGATGCGCAACTGACTGTTTTACCGGAATTCGAGCGCATCCGTGCAGCTCTAAATGCGCCTGTCAAAAAAGGGCTTTTTCGCAAAGCGCCTGAGCCGCCTCAGGGGCTTTATCTATGGGGTGGTGTCGGGCGTGGCAAATCCATGCTGATGGATTTTTTTGTGGAGCACCTTGGAAACGTCCCCGCCCGGCGCGTGCATTTCCACGCTTTCATGCAGGAAATCCACTCAGCGATGCATGAGGTCCGTAAAACCGGTGTCGAGGACGCGATTGCGCCGGTCGCAGCCGATGTCGCTGCCTCCGTGCGACTTTTGGCCTTTGATGAAATGCAGATCAGTGACATCACCGACGCAATGATCGTGGGCAGGCTGTTCCAGGCGTTGTTTGCGGATGGCGTCGTTGTGGTCACCACCTCCAACCGTGTGCCAGACGAACTCTACAAAAACGGGCTGAACCGTGATCTGTTTTTGCCGTTCATCGCACTGATCAAAGAGAAAATGAATGTGGTCGAACTGGCCAGCCCGAAAGATTACCGGCAAGACCGGCTGAAGGGACAGCAGGTCTATTTTACGCCCATCAATGGTGAAGCCCGTGTGGCCATGAATACTGTATGGGACGATCTTGCGGGTGGGCCGGGCACGCCCTTGATACTCAAGGTAAAGGGGCGCGAGGTTGAACTGCCCGCCTTTCGAAACAGCGTGGCTCGGGCAGGGTTTCACGACCTTTGTGGCAAGTCGCTGGGTCCCGCAGATTTTCTGGCGGTGGCTGAGGCGGTCAAAGTCTTGATGATCGACGGTATCCCGGCGCTTTCGCGCGATAACTTCAATGAAGCAAAACGTTTTGTGACTTTGATTGATGCCCTCTATGAAGCCAAAGTGCGGCTGATCTGTTCCGCGGCAGCAAAGCCGGAGATGCTCTATCTGGAGGGCGAAGGTACCTTTGAATTTGAACGCACAGCCTCGCGCCTGCGCGAAATGCAATCTGAAGGTTGGGGCCTCTAA
- a CDS encoding alpha/beta hydrolase, which yields MEREAMIWFYLIVAAIIAKPLVQEAIRKPMNQKARADAPGSFAKLSQGVTHYQWYGPMDGPVAVCIHGLTTPSFVWRGLANGLALMGYRVLVYDLYGRGYSDRVRGVQDRAFFMQQLADLLADQDLEDNITLIGYSMGGAIAAIFAASQPDRIRHLILLAPAGMKPLGKGIAGYAALTPVIGAWLMLQRYPSILRKGIAAEQGGPSSVEGISAMQEAELHRRGFISAVRSSLKGVLSEDLSKDQITLKTEAVPLLAIWGAEDSIIPLTCSDALKEWNERAQNEVIAGAGHGLPYSHTIEVLEHIDRVVHQNG from the coding sequence ATGGAACGCGAAGCCATGATCTGGTTTTACCTGATTGTTGCCGCGATCATCGCAAAACCGTTGGTGCAGGAAGCCATTCGCAAACCGATGAATCAAAAGGCGCGCGCAGATGCACCGGGCAGCTTTGCAAAATTGTCTCAGGGCGTCACACATTATCAATGGTACGGCCCAATGGACGGGCCCGTGGCGGTTTGTATACACGGCCTGACTACACCGAGCTTTGTGTGGCGCGGGCTCGCCAATGGTCTGGCCCTGATGGGCTACCGCGTTTTGGTCTATGACCTTTATGGGCGGGGGTATTCTGATCGGGTGCGCGGCGTTCAGGACCGCGCGTTCTTCATGCAGCAACTTGCAGATCTGCTCGCAGATCAGGACCTTGAGGATAACATCACCCTTATCGGATACTCGATGGGAGGTGCCATTGCCGCCATATTTGCCGCCAGCCAGCCTGACCGGATCCGCCACCTTATTTTGCTGGCTCCGGCGGGCATGAAACCACTGGGCAAGGGCATCGCCGGATATGCTGCGCTTACACCTGTCATCGGCGCATGGCTGATGCTGCAACGTTATCCGTCTATTCTGCGAAAAGGGATTGCAGCAGAACAAGGCGGGCCGTCCAGCGTTGAGGGTATAAGCGCAATGCAGGAAGCAGAGCTGCACAGACGTGGGTTTATCTCCGCCGTCAGGTCAAGTCTGAAGGGTGTATTGTCCGAGGATCTGTCAAAGGATCAGATCACCCTGAAAACGGAAGCCGTCCCCCTGCTCGCGATATGGGGCGCAGAGGATAGTATAATTCCTCTGACGTGCTCGGACGCGCTTAAGGAATGGAACGAAAGGGCTCAGAACGAAGTGATCGCGGGTGCAGGTCACGGCCTGCCGTATTCACATACGATCGAGGTATTGGAACACATCGACCGTGTCGTGCACCAGAACGGTTAA